The window TGGAAGTGGAATTGGCAGCAATATCAGTGGCAGGACCACTGCCCGGTCTACGTCTATCCGAAGGCGTATATGTTCTCGCGATCGTCGCGCGTCGTGCTCCGCACCAAGGGGTGAGGAGCGGCCGGCTTCATGATGTGCTTTGTGTCACCCCAGTCGGTGTGGCGCGGAGCGCGCAGTAGATCGGGCCGAATCGCTATCGCGCTTGACCGTCTTGTTTGGGCACGAACTCCGCGCAAGCGCGGAGCGCTTGTCGCGAGGGAAGGCCGCTTCTCGGTTTTCCGGATCAGGCTTTGATCAGTGCGCGATGGCGCAGGCCACCTGGTGGTGCTTGCCGAAGTTGAGGAGCGCGTTTTCGCGGAAGCCGTCCAGCCAGATGCCGTGACCGGCATAGCGATATCCGACTCCCATCGGCACCAGCCGCACATGCACGCCGCCGGAATGACCGGTCAGCAGCGAGGCGGTGACCACTTCGCCCTCGACCGACACGGCGCGCGGGCACAGCGGATACTGATGGCCATTCTCGCAGGTGAAGACGATCTCGGTGCAGGTGCCGGCCGGTGCTTTCGTAATCAGGCCGAGGTCCGCGGCCGCCGCCGGCCGGGAAGCGCCTGATAGCGTTGCGCCCAAGGCCAACATGCCCGCGACCATGTAGCAAATCCGAATACGCATCAGTGCCCCCTCGTCCAGCGATAGGCTAAGTAATTGAGCAAAATATCTCGCGCTAAATGAGCAAAAAAAACCTCCAAGGTCAAACCGCTCCACCCGGTGCAGCACGGCGGATTGGGTCAATCACCTTGGGGATTGAGCGTTAAGTGTTGCAAGTTTGCTGCAGTGGAACGGAATTAAGTCGAAGACTGTCCGGCTGCGACAACGTGCCTTTACTGGCCACAATTGGCCTGCAAGTGGTGAGGGGTAATTGAGTCGCTTCGCAGCGACTGCTTCAAGCGCCTGGCCGGATCGCATCGCGAACGGGTTTCGGGGCGAACATCGGGGGTGGGAATGAACTTCCGTGGTGCCATTGCAGGTTCGCTACTGACCTTGACGATCGTCCCTGCGGCTCACGCGCAGACGCCATCTCCTCAACCGGTGAACGGCCGGGCAGCGGCGGCTCAGCCCGCTCAAGGCGATCAATCGTTCTCCGGCCCGAGCTTTCGCAAGGGCTTATGGCGCTTCATCCGGACGCTCGACGTCGTCAAAAGCGCGAACAAGAATTTCAAGTACCGAGTGGTCAACGCGGAAACGACGCGCTGCGTCGACCCGACCTTCGCCATGAAGGCTACCTTCTCACCAGAACCGGTCGGAAGCTGCGTCTCGGACAAGCCTGAAAAGGTCGGCAATCAGTACACCTTCGGGCACCGGTGCGATTACATGGGCGCGGTCAGCACCGTGATCACGGTGCGCAGCGACGAGGCCTATACCGAGCTGAACGAGGTCAGCACCGGCGAGCATCCCAGGACCGACACGGTGGTCGCGACGCGGATCGGCGACTGCGACGATGGCGGCGTTGCCAACACCGCGAAATCCGCTGCGGCGCGTTTGCAGCAATAGCCCTTGATCAGCCAAGGCAGCTTGCCAGCATCAGGCTCCTCGGAGGCTGGGGCTTGGGCCCGGTTCGCGACGGGCTCCGGGGCCGGACCGTATTTTTCCGGAGAGGGTTTTCCGCAGCCGGCCTTGATCGTGCTTCACGCCGGGTCGAGTCTTGACTGCGGAGAACTCCAGCCAAAAGGGCGAGTGTTTACTCGACCTTAACGTGAAGTGTTCTGGAATGAAGTGAGGTGGGGCGTGCTTCAAGTGAAGTCACGCGATGCGCATCGTGCAGCCGATAAGGATTCAACGAATGACTTCGCGTGAGGGCTTCGGGCAGTCGAAGGTCTTCGCATGCACGCTTGGCGTCGTGGCCGCCCTTGCCGTGTCCTTGCTCGCTTCCCGCGGCGCGGCGGCTGAGGAGAGCTTCAGCGGGCCGACCTTCCGAAAGGGGATGTGGCGATTCACGCGGACGCTGGAAATGGTCTCGCCCTCGAACGTCCGGCAAAAGCTGCTCGAGCGCGAAATGACGCGCTGCGTCGACCCGACGCAGGCGATGAAGGCGACGTTTTCATCGCCATCGATCGGAAATTGCCATTCTTCAAGGCCGGAGAAGATCAGCAACAGGTACGTCTTCTCTAACCGGTGCGACTACATGGGGCCGGTCAGCACCGTCATCACAGTGCTGAGCGACGAGGCCTATACCGAGGTCAACGAAGTCCACGGTCAGGCGCCGCGGATGGACCGGGTGGTCGCCCGCCGGATCAGCGATTGCCGGGAGGACAGGGCACAGCTTGGCCAGCCGGCCGCCGCGCCGAGCGAGGTCTCGCACGATGTCGAGCAGGAAACGGCCGACGGCGAGCCGCTATAGGGCGGTGCTCGGGCCTGCAGCGGGCCGTCAGATCTTTTGCTGGTTACCCGGCCCACTCACCTTGACGGTGATCTTCTGAATCTCGGTGCGGCCGCCCTGATACTTGACCTCGAGGGTCAAGGCGTCGTCGCCGAGGAATTCGGGCGGCGCCTTGTAGAAGGCGACATAGGCGGGCACCTCGAGCGCCAGGCAGGCCTTGTAATTGGTGGCCTTGGCCTTCGCTGACTTCACCACGACCTTCCCGGCGGTGGGTGGGCTGACCAGCCGGATGGTTGGCAGCGGTCCCGACGTGCAGTCAGGCAGCACGTTGAGGTAGAGGCCGATCTGGGTGTCCCGGTTGGCCAGGGCCTGAACCTGGCGCTCGACCGTGGTCTCGCGCGGGACGGGTGGTTGCGGGGCTTGCGCGGCCACTGCGCCGAAGGAGTCCCAAATCAAGACGGCGGCACAAGCCAGAAGAAGAATCACCCGCATCGAGCGCTCCAAATAGCCGGCGAGAACGAACTGGGCCGGGCAAATACTGCCTTTCGACCAAGTCAAACGGGCTAAGCCGTTGTTCTTGCAGCTTCGACCTGTCCGATCTTTACCACACTCGCAGGGAAAGCATTGATTAACCAAATACATTTCTTGACCGGGGGAGGGTTAACAATAGCCTAAAACTAAATTTTTCTACAACTTTTCCTCTAATCGCATTTTGCGGAGTTGATAATGCAGGGTTCGTTTCAGGTCGCTCAGGCTACCGGCACCGGCAATTCCACCAATTCGGCTCCCGTACGAATTTACAAGCTGACGAAGCCACTGACCGATCAGGCAGTGGTCGTCAATCTTGGATACGACCAGAAAGCGAAGGTCGACTTTTCGTCGATCGCAAATGAAAAGATCACGCTGGTTCATATCGGCGAAAAGCTGATCATCCTGTTCGACAACCAGTCGACCGTCACGGTTGAGCCGTTCTTCGACTCCCGCGCGGATGGGCAGAACAACGTCACAATCGAGATGGCGCCCGGTCGCGACGTTTCGGTGCAAGAGTTTGCAAGCCTGTTTCCGATCAGCACGGACTCCTCCGTGTTGCCCGCAGCCGACAATGGCGGCAACTCGAACGGCAACGCGCAGGCGAGCGGTGCGAACTTCAGTCCGTTCGCGGTTGATCCGCTGGATCCTGTGCCCACAAATCCGTTGGCGCCGCAGGAAGAGATACCGCCTCTGCCGCCGGGAGAGCAGCCGCCCGGCTTTGTGCTCAACGGGATCGCTCCGCCTCCGACCATTTCCGGCGGTCTCGTACCGCAACTGATCGTCGACGAGAGCTTCCTGACCGCTGCGACCAACGGCGGCGTTGCCGGTTCGGGACAGGGGCCCGCCGGGACAACGGTCGCGTCGGTGCAGGTGTCGTTTAACGTCATTGTGCCGGGCGGCCAGCAATCGCTGACCTATGCGCTGTCCATTAGTTCACCGCATGCCGACTCCGGTCTGATCGATTCCGGGACCGGTCAGCACGTGCTGCTGACGGTCAACGCAGCCGGCGTCGTCGAAGGACGCACGGCCATCGGTGGCGATCTCGTCTTCACAGTGGCAGTTGATGCCACGGGTCACGTGACGCTGACGGATCTGCGCGCGGTTCACGAGGGAACGCCCGGCGACTTCAATGAAGGCATTACACTGGCGTCCGGCCTGGTCACGCTGACCGCGACGGTGACAGACAATTTCGGCCAGTCCGCAACCGCGACTGCCGATGTCGGTTCGCATCTGACGATCCTGGACGACGGCCCGGTCAGCCCGACGGTGACCGTATCCGGAGTTGAGCCGGTCGCGCTGACCTTTGACGGTGGCCTGGCCGGCGGCAACTTCGTCGGCGCGCAGACGGCCGGGGATACCAACCCGTCGCCGACGGTTGCATCGGTGAGCTTCGCCGGGGCGTTCACCTTCGGCAATTTGAACGTTGCCGGTGCCGACGGCGGCGCGACCACGATCAACTACACGCTGGGCTTCCACACCGGCGTGACGGACGGCAGCGCCAGCGGGCTGACCCACGCGGGCAGCGCGATCTTCCTGTACGATGTCGGCGGTGTGATCACCGGCTCGACCTCGGCCACCGCAGGCGGCATCAACGCCGGCAATACCGTGTTCACGCTGAGCGTTGGTCTCACCACCGGCGTCGTGACGCTGACGCAGCTTGAGTCGATCGACCACTCGCAGACCGATACCTACAACGGCTCCTACATCAACGACGTCAAGCAGCTCGCTGCGAACCTGATCGACCTGAAGGCAAGCGCGATCACCACTGACCGCGATGGTGATTCGTCCCCAACGATCTCGGCGCTGCTGGATATGGGTGGCAACGTCCGGTTCGGCGACGACGGCCCGCAGACCCCGACGGTGACGGTGTCGGGGGCGAAGACGGGAGAACTGCTTACGTTTGACGGCGGTCTGGCCGGCGGCAATTTCACCGGCACCCAGGATATCCACGACACCAATGCGTCGGCGACGATCGCGACCGAGGACTTCTCCGGCGCGTTCACGATCGGCAATACCAACCTGTACGGCGCCGACGGCGCCGGCGCGACCACGATCAACTATACGGTCGGCCTGCACGCCGGCGTCGCCGACGGCAGCGCGAGCGGCCTGACCCATGCCGGCAGCACGATCTTCCTGTACGACGTCGGCGGTGTCATCACCGGCTCGACCTCGGCCACCGCAGGCGGCATCAACGCCGGCAATACGGTGTTCACGCTGAGCGTCGGCCTCACCACCGGCATCGTGACGCTGACCCAGCTGGAGTCGATCGACCACTCGCAGACCGATACCTACAACGGCTCCTACATCAACGACGTCCAGCAGATCGCGGCGAACCTCGTCGACCTGACGGCGAGCGGGTTCGTCACCGACAGCGAAGGCGACAAGACGGTCACGGCTTCGGCGTCGGTCGATGTCGGCCACCAGATCCAGTTCGGTGACGATGGCCCGCAGACCCCGACGGTGACGCTGGCGGCGTTCACGGCACCCGTGCTGCTGACGTTCGACGGCGGTCTGGCCGGCGGCAACTTCGTGGGCACCCAGGATATCCACGACACCAATGCATCGGCGACGATCGCAACCGAGGACTTCTCCGGTGCGTTCACGATCGGTAACACCAACCTTTATGGTGCCGACGGTCCCGGTGCGACCACGATCAACTACACGGTCGGCCTGCACGCCGGCGTCGCCGACGGCAGCGCCAGCGGGCTGACCCACGCCGGCAGTGCGATCTTCCTGTACGACGTCGGCGGTGTGATCACCGGCTCGACCTCGGCCACCGCAGGCGGCATCAACGCCGGCAATACGGTGTTCACGCTGAGCGTGGGTCTCACCACCGGCATCGTGACGCTGACCCAGCTGGAGTCGATCGACCACTCGCAGACCGATACCTACAACGGCTCCTAC of the Bradyrhizobium quebecense genome contains:
- a CDS encoding DUF3617 family protein; translation: MNFRGAIAGSLLTLTIVPAAHAQTPSPQPVNGRAAAAQPAQGDQSFSGPSFRKGLWRFIRTLDVVKSANKNFKYRVVNAETTRCVDPTFAMKATFSPEPVGSCVSDKPEKVGNQYTFGHRCDYMGAVSTVITVRSDEAYTELNEVSTGEHPRTDTVVATRIGDCDDGGVANTAKSAAARLQQ
- a CDS encoding DUF3617 domain-containing protein yields the protein MRIVQPIRIQRMTSREGFGQSKVFACTLGVVAALAVSLLASRGAAAEESFSGPTFRKGMWRFTRTLEMVSPSNVRQKLLEREMTRCVDPTQAMKATFSSPSIGNCHSSRPEKISNRYVFSNRCDYMGPVSTVITVLSDEAYTEVNEVHGQAPRMDRVVARRISDCREDRAQLGQPAAAPSEVSHDVEQETADGEPL
- a CDS encoding CdaR family protein, whose amino-acid sequence is MVAPPSAPATFKLPKVNAPAKLTDATVGDGLVSPAVCAPTKLPPARPPSKVSATGSTPDTVTVGLTGPSSRIVRCEPTSAVAVADWPKLSVTVAVSVTRPDASVMPSLKSPGVPS